Proteins from a genomic interval of Rhinoraja longicauda isolate Sanriku21f chromosome 16, sRhiLon1.1, whole genome shotgun sequence:
- the LOC144601503 gene encoding RNA/RNP complex-1-interacting phosphatase-like, with protein sequence MVKKNTVPEGWRGLIPVGRRIPRTRFVAFKVPLKGTISQRLSANQKFSPKDLIANIKEQNEELGLIIDLTYTTRYYTEKDLPKSVQYQKLYTVGLEVPDDATILQFKRRVRKFLWENADNDKIIGVHCTGGINRTGYLICRYLIDVEEMDPDTIIEHFNTARGHKMDGVVYLADLRCGPTRSNLGIDVFDAEPEPEPELLEPYPSYSLRPHGPRHMLDDFPEPDSRHGSLYGALSLSARVFDVAPSNRWHDRSRPLPPPLPPPPPPLLYGERRSLPHFDDYGPDEYIGHIWSNGRNWTTRSQGERTTYAQTAPVVRIKSSSLELPDSRPGPSYGALPLSARELDVPPYNRRLDRFNHFNEHKVVRSLDENSRLHSRYAPYSTRLPVPQDHFRDDFERKPYSISGRRDLEPQGSAPNTIFTRDYNHGNPPERGPRLNKLGGGLYDNFASFRDFEWN encoded by the exons ATGGCGAGGCCTTATACCTGTTGGCCGACGTATACCAAGAACGAGATTTGTTGCTTTCAAAGTCCCATTGAAAGGA ACAATAAGTCAAAGGCTTTCAGCTAATCAGAAGTTTTCTCCAAAAGATCTTATAGCAAATATAAAAGAGCAAAATGAAGAACTTGGATTGATAATTGACCTGACATATACAACTCGCTATTATACTGAAAAG GATTTGCCTAAAAGCGTACAATATCAAAAGTTATATACAGTTGGGCTTGAAGTACCAGATGATGCAACCATTCTTCAGTTTAAAAGAAGAGTCAGAAAATTTTTATGGGAAAATGCTGACAATG ATAAAATCATTGGAGTTCACTGTACAGGTGGGATTAATAGAACTGGATACCTTATCTGCAG ATACCTGattgatgtagaagaaatggacCCTGACACAATAATTGAAC ATTTCAATACTGCTCGGGGTCACAAAATGGATGGAGTTGTATATCTGGCTGACCTTCGATGTGGACCAACGAGAAG TAATCTGGGAATTGATGTGTTTGATGCAGAGCCGGAACCGGAACCAGAACTATTGGAACCTTACCCTTCGTACTCTTTAAGACCACATGGCCCTAGGCATATGCTTGATGATTTTCCGGA GCCCGATTCAAGGCATGGATCATTGTATGGAGCATTGTCTCTTTCTGCTCGAGTATTTGACGTTGCCCCATCTAATAGATGGCATGACAG GTCTCGACCTCTTCCTCCTCCActtcctccacctccacctccacttcTTTACGGTGAACGCAGATCTCTTCCCCATTTTGATGACTATGGTCCAGATGAATATATTGGACATATTTGGAGTAATGGAAGAAACtggaccacgcggtcacagggagaacgtacaacctacgcacagactgcacctgtagtcagaatcaaatcgTCGTCTTTGGAGCT GCCCGATTCAAGGCCTGGTCCATCGTATGGAGCATTGCCTCTATCTGCTCGAGAACTTGACGTTCCCCCATATAATAGACGACTTGACAG GTTTAACCATTTCAATGAGCACAAAGTGGTACGCAGTCTGGACGAAAATTCACGTCTACACAGTAGATATGCTCCATATTCTACAAGACTTCCAGTGCCTCAGGATCACTTCAGGGACGATTTTGAAAGAAAACCTTATTCCATTTCAGGCAGAAGAGATTTAGAACCACAGGGCTCTGCCCCAAACACTATTTTTACACGCGATTATAACCATGGCAATCCACCTGAACGTGGACCTCGGTTGAATAAATTAGGTGGTGGGCTGTATGATAATTTTGCTAGCTTCCGTGACTTTGAGTGGAACTAA